A genome region from Paradevosia shaoguanensis includes the following:
- a CDS encoding tripartite tricarboxylate transporter permease: protein MQTFDLLMQGLLVAIQPMNLLYALVGVTLGTAVGVLPGIGPALTVALLLPVTYKLDPAGSLIMFAGIYYGGMYGGSTTSILLNTPGESASIVTALEGNKMARAGRGGPALATAAIGSFVAGLIATIALAFIAPWVVKFALSFGPAEYFALMVLSFMTVSAAFGESALRGLTALGIGLALGLIGIDLQSGQSRLAFGVPDLLDGVEVTTLAVAMFAIGETLSIAGQGKRAPDQIEPVKGSVWMTAQDWARSWKAWLRGTLIGFPIGAMPAGGAEIGTFFSYAAEKKLTKHPEEFGNGAIEGVAGPEAANNASAAGTLVPLLTLGLPTSATAAIMLAGFQQYGLQPGPLLFTNNSSLVWGLIASLLIANFMLLILNLPLVGVWVKLLAIPRPWLYAGILLFATLGTIGANPSVFELGMLLAFGVMGYVMRRFGYPIAPVVVGLILGPLAEQQLRRALAIGQGDPTVLVHSPISATLLFLAFLALVVPLILRARGRGRVLAELAANED from the coding sequence ATGCAGACCTTCGACCTTCTGATGCAGGGCCTGCTGGTCGCGATCCAGCCGATGAACCTGCTCTATGCCCTGGTGGGCGTGACGCTCGGCACGGCGGTGGGCGTGCTGCCCGGGATCGGGCCGGCGCTGACGGTGGCGCTGCTGCTGCCGGTGACCTACAAGCTCGACCCGGCGGGGTCGCTCATCATGTTCGCCGGCATCTATTACGGCGGCATGTATGGCGGCTCGACGACCTCGATCCTGCTCAATACGCCGGGAGAAAGCGCCTCGATCGTCACGGCGCTCGAGGGCAACAAGATGGCCCGGGCGGGGCGCGGCGGGCCGGCGCTGGCGACGGCGGCCATCGGCTCGTTCGTGGCGGGGCTCATCGCGACCATTGCGCTGGCGTTCATCGCGCCCTGGGTGGTGAAATTCGCGCTCTCGTTCGGGCCGGCGGAATATTTCGCGCTCATGGTGCTCTCGTTCATGACGGTATCGGCGGCGTTCGGGGAATCGGCGCTGCGAGGGCTCACAGCACTCGGCATCGGGCTGGCGCTGGGGCTGATCGGCATCGACCTGCAGAGCGGGCAATCGCGGCTGGCGTTCGGGGTGCCGGACCTGCTGGATGGCGTCGAGGTGACGACGCTGGCGGTGGCGATGTTCGCGATCGGCGAGACGCTCTCGATTGCCGGACAGGGCAAGCGGGCGCCGGACCAGATCGAGCCGGTCAAGGGCTCGGTGTGGATGACGGCGCAGGATTGGGCGCGGTCGTGGAAGGCGTGGCTGCGCGGCACGCTGATCGGCTTCCCCATCGGGGCCATGCCAGCGGGCGGCGCGGAGATCGGCACGTTCTTCTCCTATGCGGCGGAAAAGAAGCTCACCAAGCATCCTGAAGAGTTCGGCAATGGCGCCATCGAAGGCGTGGCGGGGCCCGAAGCGGCGAATAATGCTTCGGCGGCCGGTACGCTCGTGCCGCTGCTGACGCTCGGGCTGCCGACATCGGCGACGGCGGCGATCATGCTGGCGGGCTTCCAGCAATACGGGCTCCAGCCGGGGCCGCTGCTCTTCACCAACAATTCGAGCCTCGTCTGGGGGCTGATCGCGAGCCTTCTCATCGCCAACTTCATGCTGCTGATCCTCAACCTGCCGCTGGTGGGCGTGTGGGTGAAGCTGCTGGCCATCCCGCGACCGTGGCTCTATGCGGGCATCCTGCTGTTCGCCACGCTCGGCACGATCGGGGCGAACCCGTCGGTGTTCGAGCTGGGCATGCTGCTGGCGTTCGGCGTGATGGGCTATGTGATGCGCCGGTTCGGCTATCCGATCGCGCCGGTGGTGGTGGGCCTGATCCTCGGGCCGCTGGCCGAGCAGCAATTGCGGCGGGCGCTGGCCATCGGGCAAGGCGATCCGACGGTGCTGGTGCATTCGCCGATCTCGGCGACGCTGCTGTTCCTCGCCTTCCTGGCGCTCGTCGTGCCGCTGATCCTGCGGGCGCGCGGGCGTGGGCGGGTGCTGGCGGAACTGGCCGCCAACGAGGACTAG
- a CDS encoding tripartite tricarboxylate transporter TctB family protein, which translates to MSETPLNGRKERRPDWAALLIAIALAVLAGVIAWDASTLRVTANYSGIGPQTFPYVVAAFLFILAIWTVFEAVRGEFPEREHDEIGPIAWIVGGLAAQMMLLNVAGFSIATGLLFAATARGFGQRKFYLSIPIGIGLSYVVWVLFAKLLQLSLPAGPLENLLFK; encoded by the coding sequence ATGAGCGAGACGCCGCTGAACGGCAGGAAGGAGCGTCGCCCGGACTGGGCGGCGCTTCTGATCGCGATCGCGCTCGCCGTGCTGGCGGGCGTCATCGCCTGGGACGCCTCGACGTTGCGGGTGACCGCGAACTATTCGGGCATCGGGCCGCAGACCTTCCCCTATGTGGTGGCTGCGTTCCTCTTCATCCTCGCGATCTGGACGGTGTTCGAGGCGGTGCGCGGGGAATTTCCCGAGCGCGAGCATGACGAGATCGGGCCGATCGCCTGGATCGTGGGCGGGCTGGCGGCGCAGATGATGCTGCTCAACGTGGCGGGGTTCTCCATCGCCACCGGACTGCTGTTCGCCGCGACGGCACGGGGGTTCGGGCAGCGCAAGTTCTACCTCTCGATCCCGATCGGCATCGGGCTTTCCTATGTGGTGTGGGTCCTTTTCGCCAAGCTGCTGCAGCTGTCGCTGCCGGCGGGCCCGCTCGAAAACCTCCTCTTCAAATAG
- a CDS encoding Bug family tripartite tricarboxylate transporter substrate binding protein, translated as MKHFILAGLVAGAMALPAQAADYTIMAPAAPGGGWDQTARSMQTALQDEGISPSVQVTNVPGAGGTIGLAQFVNQSKGNPNALIVGGYVMVGAILTNASPVTLDAVTPIARLTGEYEAIVVPAASPIKTMQDLVAQLKADPGSVSWGGGSAGGTDHIAVGLIAKASGVDPTKINYIAFSGGGEALAAILGNQVTAGISGYGEFESQVAAGELRVLAVSSEERLEGIDAPTLKEAGVDVAVQNWRMVAAAPGLSDDQVAAITADIEKMAKSKTWQDILKTKGWQDTFLAGADFKAQLAKDIESTAGILKEIGLVK; from the coding sequence ATGAAGCATTTCATTCTCGCCGGCCTGGTGGCCGGTGCAATGGCCCTGCCCGCGCAGGCCGCCGACTACACCATCATGGCGCCGGCGGCGCCGGGCGGCGGCTGGGACCAAACCGCCCGCTCGATGCAGACGGCCCTGCAGGACGAAGGCATTTCGCCCAGCGTGCAGGTGACCAACGTTCCGGGCGCCGGCGGCACGATCGGGCTGGCGCAGTTCGTCAACCAGTCCAAGGGCAACCCCAATGCGCTGATCGTGGGCGGCTATGTGATGGTCGGCGCGATCCTCACCAACGCCTCCCCGGTGACGCTCGACGCGGTGACGCCGATCGCGCGGCTCACGGGCGAATATGAGGCGATCGTCGTGCCGGCGGCCTCGCCGATCAAGACGATGCAGGACCTCGTGGCCCAGCTCAAGGCCGATCCGGGCTCGGTTTCCTGGGGCGGCGGCTCGGCGGGCGGCACCGACCATATCGCGGTGGGGCTCATCGCCAAGGCATCGGGCGTCGATCCGACCAAGATCAACTACATCGCCTTCTCGGGCGGCGGCGAAGCGCTGGCGGCGATCCTGGGCAACCAGGTGACGGCGGGCATTTCGGGCTATGGCGAGTTCGAGTCGCAGGTGGCGGCCGGCGAGCTGCGCGTGCTGGCGGTTTCGAGCGAGGAGCGGCTGGAAGGCATCGATGCCCCCACGCTCAAGGAAGCCGGGGTGGACGTGGCCGTGCAGAACTGGCGCATGGTCGCGGCAGCGCCGGGCCTTTCCGATGACCAGGTCGCGGCCATCACCGCCGATATCGAGAAGATGGCCAAGTCCAAGACCTGGCAGGACATCCTCAAGACCAAGGGCTGGCAGGATACGTTCCTGGCCGGCGCGGACTTCAAGGCGCAGCTGGCCAAGGATATCGAATCCACCGCCGGCATCCTCAAGGAAATCGGCCTCGTCAAATGA
- a CDS encoding ABC transporter substrate-binding protein — MHRALILAFALLTIALPAAAQPTVYPAVSGKAEARTLTIYSSLDAPLNAPMIAAFQAENPDVAVVYEDMLTGGIYDRIVEETDAGRPTADVAFSSAMDLQVKLANDGYAQESDLAMSAQWPRWANWRNTAYALTFEPAVFVYNRKAFAEAPPPQTRGEFIAYLRDHPEAVSGRVGTYDIERAGVGFLFLARDQDQYSDVWTLVEAMGDAGVKLYSTTSAILERVGDGRFILGYNILGSYAADWATRNPDLGIVLPKDYTTVMSRIGLVPKAASAPDLGRKYLEFMMSARGQAVLAQDMHIAAINPQVSGPNTMAAMRAEADAPLSPVPVGPGLMVYLDQVKRMRLIDRWNMALRGQ; from the coding sequence ATGCACCGCGCGCTGATCCTCGCCTTCGCCCTGCTGACCATCGCCCTGCCGGCGGCGGCGCAGCCGACCGTCTATCCAGCCGTATCGGGAAAGGCAGAGGCGCGGACGCTCACCATCTATTCCTCGCTCGATGCGCCGCTCAACGCGCCGATGATCGCCGCGTTCCAGGCGGAAAACCCGGATGTCGCCGTGGTTTACGAGGATATGCTCACAGGCGGAATCTACGACAGGATCGTGGAGGAAACCGATGCCGGGCGGCCAACGGCGGATGTGGCGTTCTCCTCGGCGATGGACCTGCAGGTCAAGCTCGCCAATGACGGCTATGCGCAGGAGAGCGACCTGGCGATGAGCGCGCAATGGCCGCGCTGGGCCAATTGGCGCAACACGGCTTACGCGCTGACCTTCGAGCCGGCGGTGTTCGTCTACAACAGGAAGGCGTTTGCCGAGGCGCCGCCGCCGCAGACGCGGGGCGAGTTCATTGCCTATCTGCGCGACCATCCGGAGGCGGTTTCGGGGCGCGTGGGGACTTACGACATCGAGCGGGCCGGCGTGGGATTCCTGTTCCTGGCGCGCGACCAGGACCAGTATTCGGACGTATGGACGCTGGTGGAGGCGATGGGGGATGCTGGGGTAAAACTCTATTCGACGACCTCGGCCATCCTGGAGCGGGTCGGGGATGGGCGGTTCATCCTCGGCTACAATATCCTCGGCTCCTACGCGGCGGACTGGGCGACGCGCAATCCGGACCTCGGGATCGTACTGCCCAAGGATTATACCACTGTGATGTCGCGGATCGGGCTGGTGCCCAAGGCGGCGTCGGCGCCGGACCTGGGGCGCAAATATCTCGAATTCATGATGTCGGCGCGCGGCCAGGCGGTGCTGGCGCAGGACATGCATATCGCGGCGATCAATCCGCAGGTGAGCGGGCCCAATACGATGGCGGCGATGCGGGCGGAGGCCGACGCGCCGCTCAGCCCGGTTCCGGTAGGGCCCGGTCTCATGGTATATCTCGACCAGGTCAAGCGCATGCGCCTCATCGATCGCTGGAATATGGCGCTGCGCGGTCAGTGA